Within the Aspergillus luchuensis IFO 4308 DNA, chromosome 5, nearly complete sequence genome, the region CAGTTGGGCGGGAAGTGGGATGTGTGCTTACATTGGGCGCGCAAGAATGATTTGCGAGCGTGATACGCAGAAACACAGCTAGGCCGTATTGCGTGCCGCGCTTGACGCCCGGAGATTGGTGTGGGATGATCTCCGTCGGGCCAGGGCAAAGTTCGAAAACGTTGGTTTCCTCGGCGCAGATCAGGTCGATGAGGGTATCGAGGTCGAGGGTTTCCGGGAGGAGTGAAGACTGTAGCAGATATTTTTCCGCTAGGGTGGTCCAGTGTTGAAGCTGGGATGTGGGCCAGGAGTCACGGTTGCTtcggaggagctggacgCCTTTCCAGCCGCTAACGAAGCGATCTTGGAATGTGAGTTGCTGGTGGACGTTGGTTGGCGCTGTGCCTTGAAGCTCGAGGTACCGGGCTGCAAGAAGTCGGATGACGATCCAAAGCATGTAATAATCGTGATCGCCGAGTTCCTGGCGGAGAACAGGGCTGTACTTCTTCAGCCAGGCGCACTCGAAGTCGTGACGAGCCTGGTCTTCATCTTTACAAGACTCGTTACACCACCAGATCTCGAGCGAGCAGCCAGTCTCGCATGTAACACTATTTGCTGCATGCCGGGAAACGCGTCGACTGCAGCCCAGGTTGCTGCAAATGGAGTGGTCGCTATCCCCAACCGCCACGGTTGGCAACACGGCATAGGGAAGGTCGGCCATGAGGAGCTCTCCGGCGCGAATAGGACCATTGGTGCTCAGTGTTCGGCCTTTGAGGGGGTTGTATGTTTGGGTCAAGTGTGGATGGAGAAACAGGATGGCCTGAGTCAACGGGTTGGCAAACTGGGTCTTGCGGACCTTTTCGCCTAGAATGCTGTAGAGGTCAGTATGGCTTACAACCAGTTGTGGTGCAATATGAAGAGAGGGATCCAACCATGATGGCTGTCCGCATCATACAGCTAGTCCTCAGGAGGATACAGGAAAATACATAAGACATACCTGATATCTCCGAACGCAGTGCCAATCTTTGAAGAATCTTCTTCAGTCTTGGAAAGCTGGTAAACTTGACCGATGGTAGGCATATTGAATCGCAGAATAGAAGAGCTAAGAGGTTCGATCGTTTCTGAGAGATCGTGATCCGATATCCTGATAATGAGCGTTGATTGAACCGGTCAGGAAGCACTATTTATAGCCTCTTCTTACACCCAGAAAGGATTCTTTTCTCTGGCGTCATCAGCCATCAGAACCTACTTCACAGTATCAGCTAGGCAAGTAGAACATGCAATCTAGATTCTGCATCAATCATGCGAGCGAGTTATTACCGTCATTGGCGTGCATGCTCTCTGTCGTTATTAGTTATTCGCCACATTTTGCTTTACAGAGAAATACCTTTGATTATCATACGAAAGACTTCGGGGTTTGAGACTCGGAGAATTTCTGTTCTCGACCATTTGTCCGTATGCATTTCGCGCAACGGCCAAATTCAGGCCTCCGTGTCTGACTGGCGAATCGTTTGGCATTATTTCGCTATTTCAACCTGGGGCAAGGTCCATATGCATGTATTTCGGGATCTGTTGACTGTATCTTGGAATTGTGCTGTTTGCTACGACAGAACGAGCTGGGATGTTAACCTATTACAATCTTTGCTTCAGCACGATGATGCTGGCTGATCTGCTTTCGATGTAACCTCATTGCATCACCCCTCATTTAGGTGGATGGTAGCCTATGGAAAAGACGAAGAATCGATTATAGCGTGTTGGCAAATAAACTGCCTCATTTCGATCACAGCCACCGATTTTGCGGTTGTTCAGTCATCCAAGGAgttctgctttctttcctcattcTTCCTTGGCATAGAACATTGGTATGGTTGAGATGTCCGATCGGGCTTGTAGAGCTTTCGAAAAGCTCAAGTCGAGCTCTTGAGAGCCACACCATAGCGCAGATGGGTCCTTCCCATGGAGGAATAAAGATAGATGTCTCCCATTTTGCGGGCTACATAGCAGGCCCCAAAGTTTTCCATAGACGCCTACATGGGAGGGTGCCACGACAACGCTGGTGAGTCGTCGGGGTTACATATTTCCAGACCTTTTGATGGGCCGAGGGATAATTTCCAGGTTCCCCGTAGCTGGCCTGCTATATTGAACCTGCATTGTCAAATGGTAAGCTCATGCATTGCCACTCGGGGTTTGAAATAGGGACCATCAGTAGGCCGGCACAGCGACGTGCTCAGGGGGCTCCATGTTGCAATGCCTAGCAACTGCTCCAATCTCTGCTGGTCGCCACTCATTAAAGCAATCTTTGGATGAGTGCATCTAAAGTGGTGCCTGGGCTTGCGAGGAGAGCTTTCACTGGCCGGTTCTAGCTGCAATGCTACATGACTCGGCGGGATCCACCAGCGGGCCGAGCTCGGGGCCCCATAGATGGTGAGGGGTTGGCGGTCCAGATTCCGTTATAGGCCCTAGTTGGTCTCTTGCTTAATTAAGGCGGTGCAGAATAATGTTTCGGGAAAATCCTAGGAAAGTATAATGGCGGTCACTATTAATATAAGCAAACCGGTTATGGCGGCTAGAtgggatcgatcgatcgacaTTAGTGAAATTGGGTACGGGtgattctctctctttccgtTGTCATGTGGCCTTTGAGCAATTCGTGCTTTGGTGGCGTTTGACAGTTGAATATTTTTCCATATCACAATTGCGAAGGCCCAATGAACCGCTCATTGCACAAGCAGCCCGGATCTTTTTCTGATAGTTTATCCCCCGCTATGGCAACCACAGTCACCACAGTCACCGGTACTCTGACACCAGATCCACCGCTCAAACTCGAATTGGCAAGAGTCGAGGACGTGCCGGAGCTGATACAGCTGTGGTACAATGCCTTCAGCATTCCCTCCCTGCTTGCTATTTGGCCTGACACTCCAGGAGTACGGCAGTGGTGGGAGTCAGCCATTCGCTACGACATGCTAAACAAGCCACGCGAGAAGTACCTCAAGGTAATTGACAGCCAGACCGGGCGTATTGCCGCTTATGCCAAATGGTCTCTTGAGACTTCCAAGGAGCGTGGCCCCCGGTTTCCCCCCTGGCACCCGGATATGGATGCCCGTCATAACGAGGAATACTTTCAACGATTGGAGGAGGTTCGGGATCGCCTAGTTGGAAGCTCCAGTAAAAACTTCTGTAAGTTCTGAAAGCAGTAGTTCTTACGGAATGAGGATCTGATCTACCTGCAGACCTTGATATGCTCGCGACGCATACCGACTACCGACGCATGGGAGCAGCGCGGTTACTTCTCGAATGGGGATGTCAGGTAGCAGATCAAGAGAATGCTTTAATCTACATTGACTCGAGTGAAGCCGGAAAGCCAATCTACGAGCGTTTCGGTTTCGTGGTTCAAAGTATGGCTTGCGGGCTCGCTTCCATGGTGAGAGAGCCAAGAACTAAGGAAGTGTGAAGTGATATGTTTTCGCGGTTCCTCTATAGTAGAAAGTGTTGTAATTGGTTGCTATATGCTCTATATAGGATTTAAATGACCTGATGGAAGGCGGGAGACAAACTGCAAGTATCAGCCAGCATATAGGCTTGGTCTACTGAATTGAACGCAAAACCTGCTGTCGCGGGGTAAAATTCCTCCTGTTGAGCGTGTCTATGGTATACCACTCTTGCCCGTCAATGATTTGCTACTACCTATAATCTGATAGTAAGAGTTGTAAGATCTGTTAGTCAATGAAACCAAGACCTTGTCCTTGATTCCACTGGACTCGGGGTTTGAGTTGCAGACAAAGCGGCAACTCCGACGCAAGTCGTGCTCCTACATGCCGCCAccatgcatgtatgtactAATTGTGTGAAACAAGACAGATATGGCGTCGTCGAGGGACGCTGTCATTAAATAATGTAACCAAGCAGAGTTATCCCTGGCTGCATACGCCCCATtagcagaggaggaagggatcAGGAAGCGGGCATTCAGATCCATGAAAGAAGACCAAGTATTAAAGCACCGCTTTGTTGCAAGACCGACTGTTTGAAGACACATATCATAGCATTCTTATTAGCCTACAATCTGGAGACTTCATTTAATTTCCTATCCTTCtcataaatataatttcatCGCAATGCGTCCAATCCTTGAGACCCCGCAAAGGATTTTGTTCCTCACCACGCAACAGCCCCATACGATAAGGGCAGAATGGCCATTTTATCAAAACTACGATTTGCCCGGTCTCCTATTGGAGAAAGGAGCCCAGGTCACGCTCAAatgctggatggatgaggatatcGTGACAGTGCTCAGTCAGTTCGACGTGGTCACCTTCCTTTGGTGCAATGAGTACTATAAACATCCCAAAAAGTTTTTCGCCTTTCTTGACAAAGCGGAAAAGTTGGTGTGGAGCCTGCCAGATGCCCCTCTGTCCAACATTCCtcgcatcatcaacaacacaaaaCTTGTCCGGTGGAATGCGGACAAACGGTACTTGCTGGATATGGAGCAGGAAGGCTTCATTATTCCTAAGACCAAAATCGTGGATCCTCGGAAGTACAGTGTAACTGAATTGAAAGCCCTGGTGCATGAATTCCTTCCGTCGGGGTCTGTGGTCCTGAAACCATCGATATCTGCATCCTCCACGCTAACCCGGCGGATCACGAACACATCAGCACTTTCAGCGGATGACTTGACCTTCCTCGAGCTTTGCACCGTTGGGGGTCTCCGGAGTTCTTTGCTGATTCAGAAATTCGAACCTGCAATCTCAACGGGAGAGTATTCATTCGTCTTCGTGGGTCCTCATCTCACCCATGTCATGGTCAAATCCCCCCAGAAAGGAGACTTCCGAGTCCAGGACGAGTATGGTGGATCCGCTAGGCTAGCAAGCCTCCTCGATATCAAGCTACAGAGTCTCCAAGTGGTTCAGAATGTTTTCAACTCACTTCAACGCCGCTTCGGATACGAGTCCACGGAGGGTGTGAGCTCCGGGGAGATTGGCTACGTGCGGATTGACGGTCTCATCACGGAGGATCGGCCATTCGTTTTGATGGAGATCGAAGCCATCGAGCCCCATCTGTGGCTCGAGACCGGAAAAGGAATCACCGGGAtgctttccctcctcttggAAGCATCATAAAACCCCAGCTGCTTATATTTGACGCACGCTACGTGTGGACAGGTGGTTGCTACAATAATTGCAAGGTAGTGTGGATCGAAGGAAAGCGCAACGTTCTCACTGGGTTCAGAGTTGGTGTTAGAAATGTGTCAGAGTTACCTATCAGCATTAGTAAAATCCTAGCAGACCTTCACGATCACAGATTTTTGCCCGCCTTTATGCCAAATACGACCACTAATACAGTCTATCACAGCTTCGATCAATtgctttatttctttatccGTCGACTGGTCGTAGCCTAAACCGGAAGCCCGCAATCCCCCCGGGCCGGGCTAGCACTAGAAAAGACAAAGCTTCGCAGCAGAATAGTTCAAGGCCTACACCACATTTTGTATTTCCAGGGTGGAGTAAGAGGCGGGTAAATTCATTCTTTAACGACCATCTTGGCCTGTGCCTTGCATTCACAGGAAGAGTACTCCTGGGGAAAACATCTTCAATCCTAAAGGACACTTGGGCGAGATTGTAATTTAACCCTGCAAGGTGGTCACAGCATTAGGCACAAATCTAACAAGAGGTAATCTAAAATtcaggggaaaaaaaacGGCATGGCTTGTTACGTTGCTGATGCAAGTACGCTGCGGTATCACTAAGGTGGGATAACGTGAGGCTATGAATTTCCTCGGCAACAGTTCCGGTGGCGCAACAGCTTTCAGATGAATGGAGTGGTGAAGGCTGTTTACATGCATTTGTGTTCCCTGAGCAGTCGGAGGTGAGAAATTGCCTTGTTGGGCCCCGCTACTATGGGCGTGCATGGCTTGGTCGGAAGCAGGAAGACCTGCTGCTGTTTGCGTCATCTGTATTTCCGCCCGGAGCATCTAGAACACTTATATGCATTACCATTCGTATTGTACAAGGATAGGCTACCAACTCCACATTTGAAGCTGCATGTGAGTTGCGATGTCTTAGTGGAACACCTGGGATGGGTTAAAACCTGTTTGAGAGGACTAGATTAGCTGCTTCTAGTCTGATTCGATGGCATGACAGTAGATGAGAGGGGGCACTCAGGTCCGCCGCCGGTGACATGGTGAGAGAGGATAGAGTGTCCGGAAGCCGTGGTCCGAAATATATGCTGGCAGTTACAAAGACAAGAGCCAAATTCTAACCTTACCCAGGTTTAGTCCATACTGTTCAAATCGAGAAGCACCAATTGATACCAAATGGCGGAAGAGTGGTATGTAGAGAAGGTACTTAGTACTACCAGTAGTATCATCCAggctggaggagatgtgGAGCTTCCTCCAGCCGGTCATGTGGTACTAGTACTTTGGTAGTTGACCTCCCCCAGCCAATCGCCGCCTTCCAAGAATTGTTATGGCAAGATGGGCTCGTTAATAAGTAACCATCTGTACCCTGTAGGGCAAAAGGTAATAGGTATCCACCATTTATGGGTCTGTGGTAGGACGTGACCACTTAGAGGTCCCTGGCACGATCGGGGTTTGCTTTGAAAGGTACCAAGCAGACTAGCACTCTGTAGCTTGTTCGGAAGCCCGGGTGGAAAGGGTGAAAAGAGGGGGTAGCTCCACGGAGTACTAATTTTAATTTGGATAATTGGTAACGAACATGGAGAATTGTAACACTCCTACTATTGTTTGTTGTGCCAAAAATTTGTATACCAGTGGTGGGAGAAAGAGCTACTAGCACTACTAGTAGGAGTTGACTGCCTACTTCTACCGCACAGGGGCGTGAGGTGTAGTCTGAGGTATGATACTCTACTGTatgtttctgctgctgtttaATCGTAATTCAAACAGAAGTGGTGGCACATGACAATGATGGTGGTTCATGCTGTGAGTGATGCCGATGTGGTCGATATTCCTGTTACTACTCCTGTAGTAGTTGTAATATTTCTCATACGTACAAGATTCTTCTTCACACGAGCATAGTATAGTAACCACGAAGTTAGTTAACACTAGTATCGTGCTGGCCGGAGAGCTGAACGGAACCAAGTAAATAGGGTACTCAGATTGAGTTTCCTTGATTTAACATATTTTACTAGccaatttatatattcacggcaagatggccgagttggTCCAAGGCGTCAGGTTAAGGTCCACCTTAATACCCAGCTTTATagcttcctgatcatcgtaagatggcgtgggttcgaatcccactcttgtcaattcttttttcttcgcCACCATTTGGTAACTGTCATCACATGAAactaagattattttttgtttcttcacTACATATAGGAagtgattattattattctctccCCCCTGATCCTTTCCTCCGTTTCTCCTCCTATCTCCACCTTCCAGTAAATTTCCTTCACTTTCTCATAGATAAACGCCAGACTACAAGCATATCATAGAGCTTGTTCCGCCCCAGAAATAAACAATAACCTTTCCACTCATTCCCCAGTGATATACAACACGTCAGAC harbors:
- a CDS encoding SET domain-containing protein (COG:B;~EggNog:ENOG410PK2I;~InterPro:IPR001214;~go_function: GO:0005515 - protein binding [Evidence IEA]), producing MPTIGQVYQLSKTEEDSSKIGTAFGDISILGEKVRKTQFANPLTQAILFLHPHLTQTYNPLKGRTLSTNGPIRAGELLMADLPYAVLPTVAVGDSDHSICSNLGCSRRVSRHAANSVTCETGCSLEIWWCNESCKDEDQARHDFECAWLKKYSPVLRQELGDHDYYMLWIVIRLLAARYLELQGTAPTNVHQQLTFQDRFVSGWKGVQLLRSNRDSWPTSQLQHWTTLAEKYLLQSSLLPETLDLDTLIDLICAEETNVFELCPGPTEIIPHQSPGVKRGTQYGLAVFLRITLANHSCAPNVTHQADDRGRMMVTALRDIAPGEECCTSYFDLSEYVDLQARRKKTQELFTFTCTCPRCLQEERAQA
- a CDS encoding GNAT family N-acetyltransferase (COG:S;~EggNog:ENOG410PSER;~InterPro:IPR000182,IPR016181;~PFAM:PF13673,PF13508,PF00583;~go_function: GO:0008080 - N-acetyltransferase activity [Evidence IEA]) produces the protein MATTVTTVTGTLTPDPPLKLELARVEDVPELIQLWYNAFSIPSLLAIWPDTPGVRQWWESAIRYDMLNKPREKYLKVIDSQTGRIAAYAKWSLETSKERGPRFPPWHPDMDARHNEEYFQRLEEVRDRLVGSSSKNFYLDMLATHTDYRRMGAARLLLEWGCQVADQENALIYIDSSEAGKPIYERFGFVVQSMACGLASMVREPRTKEV
- a CDS encoding ATP-grasp domain-containing protein, translating into MRPILETPQRILFLTTQQPHTIRAEWPFYQNYDLPGLLLEKGAQVTLKCWMDEDIVTVLSQFDVVTFLWCNEYYKHPKKFFAFLDKAEKLVWSLPDAPLSNIPRIINNTKLVRWNADKRYLLDMEQEGFIIPKTKIVDPRKYSVTELKALVHEFLPSGSVVLKPSISASSTLTRRITNTSALSADDLTFLELCTVGGLRSSLLIQKFEPAISTGEYSFVFVGPHLTHVMVKSPQKGDFRVQDEYGGSARLASLLDIKLQSLQVVQNVFNSLQRRFGYESTEGVSSGEIGYVRIDGLITEDRPFVLMEIEAIEPHLWLETGKGITGMLSLLLEAS